One Streptomyces sp. NBC_01237 genomic region harbors:
- a CDS encoding DUF5937 family protein, whose protein sequence is MNIDIAGLPPERIVFETSPLAELGLALHALSEPGHHPGLHGWATATAAGLEPDLADRMLEAEFLWRNTFSDIFMPFAGVHGGDGRTGASLAEDLDILDRLDDERFVSAALEFTCAGLYGSGAPSPLASAAMRARALDLAAARGPQQVEFTQRLLADPVTVRSWIRRLFEDCDQAFFSDTWRRVRVQLVADARYKTELLRRKGLGEALGAVSAALSLNEDASRISVDKLSEGRTNAADPAVGPGLTMIPSTFGWPHLMVLHAPGWRPVIHYPVHLPELPSPASVELLQLRMEALAHPMRMRLCRNLARSPYTTGELADSHGITPPEVSRHLSLLKKAGLVTTRRRGRYVLHQLDLTVVARLGSDFLEGVLR, encoded by the coding sequence GTGAACATCGACATCGCGGGTCTGCCCCCGGAACGCATCGTCTTCGAGACCTCGCCCCTCGCCGAGCTGGGGCTGGCTCTGCATGCGCTCTCCGAGCCCGGTCACCACCCGGGGCTGCACGGCTGGGCGACCGCGACCGCCGCCGGACTGGAACCGGACCTCGCGGACCGGATGCTGGAGGCGGAGTTCCTCTGGCGCAACACGTTCTCCGACATCTTCATGCCGTTCGCCGGTGTCCACGGCGGCGACGGCAGGACCGGGGCGAGCCTCGCCGAGGACCTGGACATCCTCGACCGGCTGGACGACGAGCGGTTCGTCTCCGCCGCGCTGGAGTTCACCTGCGCCGGCCTGTACGGGAGCGGGGCGCCGTCCCCGCTCGCGAGTGCGGCCATGCGGGCCCGCGCCCTGGATCTGGCGGCCGCCCGCGGCCCGCAGCAGGTGGAGTTCACACAGCGGCTGCTGGCCGACCCCGTCACCGTACGGAGCTGGATACGCCGCCTCTTCGAGGACTGCGACCAGGCGTTCTTCTCGGACACCTGGCGACGGGTGCGGGTCCAGCTGGTCGCCGACGCCCGGTACAAGACGGAGCTGCTGCGGCGCAAGGGACTCGGGGAGGCGCTGGGAGCGGTCTCCGCCGCGCTGTCGCTGAACGAGGACGCGAGCCGGATCAGCGTCGACAAGCTGTCCGAGGGCCGGACCAACGCCGCCGACCCCGCGGTCGGCCCCGGCCTCACCATGATCCCCAGCACCTTCGGCTGGCCGCACCTGATGGTGCTGCACGCCCCGGGCTGGCGGCCGGTGATCCACTACCCGGTGCACCTTCCCGAACTGCCCTCCCCCGCCTCCGTCGAGCTGCTCCAGCTCCGGATGGAGGCGCTGGCCCACCCCATGCGGATGCGGCTGTGCCGCAACCTCGCCCGTTCCCCGTACACCACGGGCGAACTCGCCGACTCGCACGGCATCACGCCCCCCGAGGTCTCCCGCCATCTCTCGCTGCTCAAGAAGGCCGGTCTCGTGACGACCCGGCGGCGCGGCCGCTATGTGCTGCACCAGCTGGACCTGACCGTCGTCGCACGGCTCGGCAGCGACTTCCTGGAGGGCGTGCTGCGGTAA
- a CDS encoding histone-like nucleoid-structuring protein Lsr2, translated as MAQKVQVLLVDDLDGVEADETVTFALDGKTYEIDLTTSNADKLRGLLEPYTKGGRRTGGRAATGRGKGRAVAGGNKDTAEIRKWARENGHNVNDRGRVPAEIREAYEKANG; from the coding sequence GTGGCACAGAAGGTTCAGGTCCTTCTTGTCGATGACCTCGACGGTGTCGAGGCGGACGAGACCGTGACGTTCGCACTTGATGGCAAGACGTACGAGATCGACCTCACCACGTCGAACGCGGACAAGCTCCGTGGTCTTCTTGAGCCGTACACCAAGGGTGGCCGTCGTACCGGTGGCCGTGCCGCTACCGGCCGTGGCAAGGGCCGCGCCGTTGCCGGTGGTAACAAGGACACCGCCGAGATCCGTAAGTGGGCGCGCGAGAACGGCCACAATGTGAATGACCGCGGCCGCGTTCCCGCCGAGATCCGTGAGGCTTACGAGAAGGCCAACGGCTGA
- a CDS encoding response regulator produces the protein MAIRVMLVDDQVLLRTGFRMVLAAQPDMEVVAEAGDGAEAIEVLRSAAVDVVLMDVRMPRLDGVEATRRICAQPDPPKVLILTTFDLDEYAFSGLKAGASGFMLKDVPPGELLAAIRSVHSGDAVVAPSTTRRLLDRFAPMLPSSGREPQHKHVEKLTEREREVMLLVAQGLSNGEIAARLVLSEATVKTHVGRILTKLNLRDRVQVVVLAYETGLVRAGGGTG, from the coding sequence ATGGCCATCCGCGTGATGCTCGTCGACGACCAGGTGCTGCTGCGCACCGGCTTCCGGATGGTGCTCGCCGCCCAGCCGGACATGGAGGTCGTGGCCGAGGCCGGTGACGGCGCCGAGGCGATCGAGGTCCTGCGCTCCGCCGCCGTCGACGTGGTGCTGATGGACGTCCGGATGCCGAGGCTGGACGGTGTCGAGGCGACCCGCCGCATCTGCGCCCAGCCGGACCCGCCCAAGGTGCTCATCCTGACCACGTTCGACCTGGACGAGTACGCCTTCTCGGGGCTGAAGGCGGGCGCCAGCGGGTTCATGCTCAAGGACGTGCCGCCGGGCGAGCTGCTGGCCGCGATCCGTTCCGTGCACAGCGGGGACGCCGTCGTCGCCCCGTCGACCACGCGCAGGCTCCTCGACCGGTTCGCGCCGATGCTGCCGAGCAGCGGCAGGGAGCCGCAGCACAAGCACGTCGAGAAGCTCACCGAACGCGAGCGCGAAGTGATGCTGCTGGTCGCCCAGGGGCTGTCGAACGGGGAGATCGCGGCGCGGCTCGTGCTCTCGGAGGCGACCGTGAAGACACATGTCGGCCGCATCCTCACCAAGCTGAACCTGCGCGACCGGGTCCAGGTCGTCGTCCTCGCGTACGAGACCGGGCTGGTCCGGGCGGGCGGCGGCACGGGCTGA
- a CDS encoding Rossmann-like and DUF2520 domain-containing protein: MNTTASKEPLDARDRPARLTVGVVGAGRVGPALAAALQLAGHRPVAVSGVSDASVRRAATLLPDVPLVPPAEVLARAELVLLTVPDDALPGLVEGLAETGAVRPGQLIVHTSGRYGAKVLDPARRAGALPLALHPAMTFTGSSVDVQRLAGCSFGVTAPEELRLAAEALVIEMGGEPEWIAEEARPLYHAALALGANHLVTLVAEAMELLAKAGVTAPDRMLGPLLGAALDNALRSGDAALTGPVARGDAGTVAAHVGELREHAPQTVAGYLAMARATADRALAHGLLKPELAEDLLVVLADGESGAGEAR; encoded by the coding sequence GTGAACACAACAGCTTCGAAGGAACCCCTCGACGCGAGGGACCGCCCCGCCCGCCTCACCGTCGGTGTCGTCGGCGCGGGCCGGGTCGGTCCCGCCCTCGCCGCCGCGCTCCAGCTCGCCGGGCACCGCCCGGTGGCCGTGTCGGGCGTCTCCGACGCGTCGGTGCGCCGTGCGGCCACGCTGCTCCCCGACGTACCGCTGGTGCCGCCCGCCGAGGTCCTCGCGCGCGCCGAGCTGGTGCTGCTGACCGTCCCCGACGACGCCCTGCCCGGCCTGGTCGAGGGCCTTGCCGAGACCGGCGCCGTACGGCCGGGACAGCTGATCGTCCACACATCGGGGCGGTACGGGGCCAAGGTCCTGGACCCCGCCCGGCGGGCCGGTGCACTGCCGCTCGCCCTGCACCCGGCGATGACGTTCACCGGCAGTTCCGTCGACGTCCAGCGGCTGGCCGGCTGCTCCTTCGGGGTCACCGCCCCCGAGGAGCTGAGACTGGCGGCCGAGGCCCTGGTCATCGAGATGGGCGGCGAGCCGGAGTGGATCGCCGAGGAGGCCCGCCCGCTCTATCACGCGGCCCTCGCCCTTGGGGCGAACCACCTGGTCACCCTGGTCGCGGAGGCCATGGAGCTGCTGGCCAAGGCCGGGGTCACGGCGCCCGACCGGATGCTCGGCCCGCTCCTCGGCGCGGCGCTGGACAACGCCCTGCGCTCCGGCGACGCGGCGCTGACCGGACCCGTGGCCCGTGGCGACGCGGGCACGGTCGCCGCCCATGTCGGCGAGCTGCGCGAGCACGCCCCGCAGACGGTGGCCGGCTATCTCGCGATGGCCCGCGCCACGGCCGACCGGGCGCTCGCCCACGGCCTGCTCAAGCCGGAGCTGGCCGAGGACCTGCTCGTCGTCCTGGCCGACGGCGAGAGCGGAGCGGGGGAGGCCCGATGA
- the panC gene encoding pantoate--beta-alanine ligase, translating to MNVLRTAAELDALHRPAGAVRAVVMTMGALHDGHATLIRAARAAAGPAGQVVVTVFVNPLQFGEAADLDRYPRTLDADVAVASDAGADAVFAPSVDEVYPGGEPQVRITAGPMGERLEGASRPGHFDGMLTVVAKLLHLTRPDAAFYGQKDAQQLALIRRMVRDLNFGVEITGVPTVRDPDGLALSSRNRFLSAEERHTALALPRALFAARDRLAAQQALHERAQATASSTGRAAGLTALGESRLAADAQAVALARPSGGPAAVRAAAQLVLLDAARERQPLVLDYLALVDPADFTEIPDDRESGEAILAIAARVGATRLIDNIPLTFGALT from the coding sequence ATGAACGTCCTGCGTACCGCCGCCGAGCTGGACGCCCTGCACCGCCCGGCCGGTGCGGTGCGTGCCGTCGTCATGACGATGGGCGCCCTCCACGACGGCCACGCCACCCTGATCCGGGCCGCGCGCGCCGCCGCCGGTCCGGCCGGCCAGGTCGTGGTCACGGTCTTCGTGAACCCGCTCCAGTTCGGTGAGGCCGCCGACCTGGACCGCTACCCGCGCACCCTCGACGCCGATGTGGCGGTCGCCTCGGACGCGGGGGCCGACGCGGTCTTCGCGCCCTCCGTCGACGAGGTGTATCCCGGCGGCGAACCCCAGGTCCGGATCACCGCGGGCCCCATGGGCGAGCGCCTCGAAGGCGCCTCCCGCCCCGGGCACTTCGACGGCATGCTCACCGTCGTCGCCAAGCTCCTCCACCTCACCCGCCCCGACGCGGCGTTCTACGGGCAGAAGGACGCCCAGCAGCTGGCGCTGATCCGCCGCATGGTGCGCGACCTGAATTTCGGCGTCGAGATCACCGGCGTACCCACGGTGCGCGACCCGGACGGCCTGGCGCTCTCCAGCCGTAACCGCTTCCTCTCCGCCGAGGAACGGCACACCGCCCTCGCCCTGCCCCGCGCGCTGTTCGCGGCCCGGGACAGACTGGCCGCCCAGCAGGCGCTGCACGAGCGCGCGCAGGCGACCGCGTCGAGCACGGGCCGGGCCGCCGGGCTCACCGCGCTCGGCGAGTCCCGCTTGGCGGCCGACGCCCAGGCGGTGGCGCTGGCCCGGCCGAGCGGCGGACCCGCCGCCGTACGGGCAGCCGCGCAGCTGGTCCTCCTGGACGCCGCCCGGGAACGGCAGCCGCTCGTCCTGGACTATCTGGCCCTCGTGGACCCGGCGGACTTCACCGAGATCCCCGACGACCGCGAGAGCGGGGAGGCGATCCTCGCCATCGCGGCGCGGGTCGGTGCCACCCGTCTGATCGACAACATCCCCCTGACCTTCGGAGCCCTCACGTGA
- a CDS encoding amino-acid N-acetyltransferase — translation MSSELPHTEEPPDTEELSHTGPHTDFDTDPSVKRPAITVRRARTSDVASVRRLLDGYVTEGILLDKATVTLYEDIQEFWVAERDEDARVIGCGALHVMWEDLAEVRTLAVDHSIRGGGVGHHVLDKLLQTARWLGVRRVFCLTFEVDFFAKHGFVEIGETPVDTDVYSELLRSYDEGVAEFLGLERVKPNTLGNSRMLLHL, via the coding sequence ATGTCCTCAGAGCTGCCGCATACCGAAGAGCCACCGGATACCGAAGAGCTGTCGCATACCGGGCCGCATACCGATTTTGATACCGACCCGTCGGTAAAAAGGCCCGCGATCACCGTCCGGCGTGCCAGGACGAGCGATGTGGCGTCGGTCCGCCGACTCCTCGACGGGTACGTGACCGAAGGGATCCTGCTCGACAAAGCGACGGTCACGCTTTACGAGGACATCCAGGAGTTCTGGGTCGCGGAACGCGACGAGGACGCGCGGGTCATCGGCTGCGGCGCACTCCATGTGATGTGGGAAGACCTCGCTGAAGTGCGCACCCTTGCCGTCGATCACAGCATCAGAGGTGGCGGAGTAGGTCATCACGTACTGGACAAGCTCTTGCAGACCGCACGCTGGCTCGGTGTACGGCGGGTTTTCTGTCTCACCTTCGAAGTCGACTTCTTCGCGAAGCACGGCTTCGTCGAGATCGGAGAGACACCGGTCGACACAGATGTCTACAGTGAGCTGCTGCGTTCCTATGACGAAGGTGTCGCGGAGTTCCTCGGTCTCGAACGAGTGAAGCCGAACACCTTGGGCAACAGCCGGATGCTTCTGCACCTGTGA
- a CDS encoding SCO3374 family protein: MAFTVPPPRSSPEARAHTGDAGGGAVASGAVGAAEATVAAGATGTAGVSDATGIADGAADALARWYERELGWVTAGRAPVRLLTGLRFDVLELPADAGLAVLRRAVRTGPVALAGARMRLLVAAGSADELPGLLDWLEWGGVALDLTVLGTGGRITAPAPAGAPESSPGAAFWLRPPAPGHEVEPTLPALAGFGSSGGGAPDLVRLVDAVATECHRVRLSRARMGLLTDGSAAQPLAFS, encoded by the coding sequence ATGGCTTTCACCGTCCCGCCGCCCCGCTCGTCCCCGGAAGCCCGCGCACACACCGGGGATGCCGGTGGTGGTGCTGTTGCCTCCGGTGCCGTTGGTGCCGCCGAAGCCACCGTTGCTGCTGGTGCCACCGGTACCGCTGGTGTCAGTGATGCCACCGGTATCGCCGACGGTGCCGCTGACGCCCTGGCGCGGTGGTACGAGCGCGAACTCGGCTGGGTCACCGCGGGAAGGGCTCCCGTACGGCTGCTCACCGGGCTGCGCTTCGATGTGCTGGAGCTGCCCGCCGACGCCGGCCTCGCGGTCCTGCGGCGTGCCGTACGCACCGGCCCGGTGGCACTGGCCGGAGCGCGGATGAGGCTGCTGGTGGCCGCGGGAAGCGCCGATGAACTGCCGGGACTGCTCGACTGGCTGGAGTGGGGCGGCGTCGCCCTCGATCTGACCGTTCTCGGCACCGGTGGCCGCATCACGGCCCCGGCACCGGCCGGAGCGCCGGAAAGCTCACCGGGGGCCGCGTTCTGGCTGCGGCCCCCCGCACCGGGGCACGAGGTGGAGCCGACACTTCCGGCTCTCGCGGGCTTCGGGAGCAGCGGTGGGGGTGCCCCCGATCTCGTACGGCTGGTGGACGCGGTGGCGACGGAATGCCACCGGGTCCGGCTGTCGCGCGCCCGGATGGGGCTGCTGACCGATGGGTCGGCAGCTCAGCCGTTGGCCTTCTCGTAA
- a CDS encoding threonine aldolase family protein — protein MAVTDEQEQRQRRLTAWRRSHRVLARASAEGTLGGRLAALVADAGAVHDLDEWTDVYGDGVVAEVERRVAALLGMEDAAFFPTGTMAQQVALRCWAGRTGNATVALHPLSHPEVHERGALAAVSGLRTVHPTSAPRLPTADEIRGFPEPFGTLMLELPLRDAGFVLPTWEELEAVVAAARERDAVVHLDGARLWECGPHFGRELSQIAGLADSVYVSFYKSLNGLSGAVLAGPETLVEEARTWRHRYGGQVFQQYPAALSALLGLERELPRLPDYVAQAKVVAGALAEGFAGSGVPWFRVHPEPPHTHQFVVWLPYGAEALNEASVRQAEETGVTLFRKWFEGAAGAGLPPGVSFTEVTVGAEGLEWTAGEVREAVGEFVARLG, from the coding sequence ATGGCAGTCACCGATGAGCAGGAGCAGAGGCAGCGCAGACTGACCGCTTGGCGGCGATCCCACCGGGTCCTGGCGCGGGCTTCGGCGGAGGGCACGCTCGGCGGACGGCTGGCCGCGCTGGTGGCCGACGCGGGAGCCGTCCATGACCTGGACGAGTGGACGGACGTCTACGGGGACGGGGTCGTCGCCGAGGTCGAACGGCGGGTCGCGGCGCTCCTCGGCATGGAGGACGCGGCGTTCTTCCCGACCGGGACGATGGCCCAGCAGGTCGCGCTGCGCTGCTGGGCGGGGCGTACGGGCAACGCGACGGTGGCGCTGCATCCGCTCTCCCATCCGGAGGTGCACGAGCGGGGTGCGCTCGCGGCGGTGAGCGGACTGCGCACGGTGCATCCGACGTCCGCCCCCCGGCTCCCCACGGCGGACGAGATCCGCGGCTTCCCCGAGCCGTTCGGCACGCTGATGCTGGAGCTGCCGTTGCGGGACGCCGGTTTCGTCCTGCCCACCTGGGAGGAGCTGGAGGCCGTCGTGGCCGCCGCCCGCGAGCGGGACGCGGTCGTGCATCTGGACGGGGCGCGGCTCTGGGAGTGCGGCCCGCACTTCGGGCGGGAGCTGTCGCAGATCGCGGGGCTCGCGGACAGCGTGTACGTCTCGTTCTACAAGTCGCTCAACGGGCTGTCCGGGGCGGTGCTGGCCGGTCCGGAGACGCTGGTCGAGGAGGCGCGCACATGGCGCCACCGGTACGGGGGCCAGGTCTTCCAGCAGTATCCGGCGGCGCTGTCCGCGCTGCTGGGCCTGGAGCGGGAGCTGCCGAGGCTGCCGGACTACGTGGCGCAGGCCAAGGTGGTGGCCGGGGCGCTGGCGGAGGGTTTCGCGGGCTCCGGGGTGCCGTGGTTCCGGGTGCATCCGGAGCCGCCGCACACGCACCAGTTCGTGGTCTGGCTGCCCTACGGCGCCGAGGCGCTGAACGAGGCTTCGGTGCGGCAGGCGGAGGAGACGGGGGTGACCCTGTTCCGGAAGTGGTTCGAGGGGGCGGCGGGGGCGGGCCTGCCTCCGGGGGTGTCGTTCACCGAGGTGACGGTGGGGGCCGAGGGGCTGGAGTGGACCGCGGGGGAGGTCCGGGAGGCCGTGGGGGAGTTCGTGGCGCGGTTGGGGTAG
- a CDS encoding BlaI/MecI/CopY family transcriptional regulator, which translates to MPRQLGELEDAVMTRVWQWNRPVTVREVLEDLQQERSIAYTTVMTVMDNLHQKGWVRREVDGRAYRYTAVSTRAAYSAALMNEAWSRSDNPAAALVAFFGMMSAEQREALQDAVRMVSPGLTDPPPTSPSGDASPGTDVPVADDAAPESGR; encoded by the coding sequence GTGCCTCGCCAATTGGGAGAGCTGGAAGACGCCGTGATGACTCGCGTCTGGCAATGGAACCGTCCGGTCACTGTGCGGGAAGTCCTTGAGGACCTCCAGCAGGAACGGTCCATCGCCTACACGACTGTCATGACGGTAATGGACAATCTCCATCAGAAGGGCTGGGTACGCCGGGAAGTCGATGGCCGGGCATATCGATATACGGCCGTCTCCACCAGGGCCGCGTACTCGGCCGCACTCATGAACGAAGCGTGGTCCCGCAGTGACAACCCGGCGGCCGCTCTGGTCGCGTTCTTCGGCATGATGTCCGCGGAGCAGCGCGAAGCCCTCCAGGACGCGGTCCGCATGGTTTCCCCGGGTCTCACCGACCCGCCACCCACAAGCCCCTCCGGCGACGCGTCGCCCGGTACCGACGTGCCTGTGGCCGATGACGCGGCGCCGGAGAGCGGGCGATAG
- a CDS encoding L-aspartate oxidase — protein MTGIRLTAPAPGWAIDADVVVVGSGVAGLTTALRCAAAGLATVVVTKARLDDGSTRWAQGGIAAALGEGDTPEQHLDDTLVAGVGLCDEAAVRTLVTEGPDAVRRLIETGAHFDTTDDGDIALTREGGHHRRRIAHAGGDATGAEISRALVEAVRSAALHTVENALVLDLLTDAEGRTAGVTLHVMGEGQHDGVGAVRAPAVVLATGGMGQVFSATTNPPVSTGDGVALALRAGAEVSDLEFVQFHPTVLFLGADSEGQQPLVSEAVRGEGAHLVDASGTRFMLGQHELAELAPRDIVAKAITRQMVLHGTGHMYLDARHFGAEMWEQRFPTILAACRAHGIDPVTEPIPVAPAAHYASGGIRTDLRGRTTVPGLYACGEVACTGVHGANRLASNSLLEGLVFAESIAADIAEDRPRRTEAVPGGDGAPAPLLAPESRTAIQRIMTRGAGVLRSADSLAAAADELEALHRDAVADAGSAGTAEAKATVPGVEAWEVTNLLLVSRVLVAAARAREETRGCHWREDRPDRDDEHWRRHLVVRIAPDRTPVLHLTETAAFPPVRPAN, from the coding sequence GTGACCGGAATACGGCTGACCGCCCCTGCCCCCGGCTGGGCCATCGACGCTGATGTCGTGGTGGTCGGCTCCGGCGTGGCCGGTCTCACCACCGCCCTGCGCTGCGCGGCCGCGGGCCTCGCCACCGTCGTCGTCACCAAGGCCCGGCTGGACGACGGCTCCACCCGCTGGGCCCAGGGCGGTATCGCCGCGGCCCTGGGCGAGGGCGACACCCCCGAGCAGCATCTCGACGACACCCTCGTCGCGGGCGTCGGCCTGTGCGACGAGGCGGCGGTACGGACCCTGGTCACCGAGGGCCCCGACGCCGTACGCAGGCTGATCGAGACCGGCGCCCACTTCGACACCACCGACGACGGCGACATCGCGCTGACCCGTGAGGGCGGCCACCACCGCCGCCGTATCGCGCACGCGGGCGGCGACGCGACGGGCGCCGAGATCTCCCGCGCGCTGGTCGAGGCGGTCCGCTCGGCCGCCCTGCACACCGTCGAGAACGCCCTGGTCCTGGACCTGCTCACCGACGCCGAAGGCCGTACGGCGGGCGTCACCCTGCACGTCATGGGCGAGGGCCAGCACGACGGTGTCGGCGCCGTCCGCGCCCCCGCGGTCGTCCTCGCCACCGGTGGCATGGGCCAGGTCTTCTCCGCCACCACCAACCCGCCGGTCTCCACCGGCGACGGGGTGGCGCTCGCGCTGCGGGCCGGTGCGGAGGTCTCCGACCTCGAATTCGTCCAGTTCCACCCGACCGTCCTCTTCCTCGGCGCCGACTCCGAGGGCCAGCAGCCGCTCGTGTCGGAAGCGGTACGGGGCGAGGGCGCCCATCTCGTGGACGCGTCCGGTACGCGCTTCATGCTCGGGCAGCACGAGCTGGCGGAGCTGGCCCCGCGCGACATCGTCGCCAAGGCCATCACCCGGCAGATGGTCCTGCACGGCACCGGGCACATGTATCTGGACGCCCGGCACTTCGGCGCCGAGATGTGGGAGCAGCGCTTCCCCACCATCCTGGCGGCCTGCCGCGCCCACGGCATCGACCCGGTCACCGAGCCGATCCCGGTGGCGCCCGCCGCGCACTACGCCTCCGGCGGCATCCGCACCGACCTGCGGGGACGTACGACCGTGCCCGGTCTGTACGCCTGCGGGGAGGTCGCCTGCACCGGGGTGCACGGAGCCAACCGGCTGGCGTCCAACTCCCTCCTGGAGGGACTGGTCTTCGCCGAGAGCATCGCCGCGGACATCGCCGAGGACCGCCCGCGGCGCACGGAGGCGGTGCCCGGCGGCGACGGCGCGCCCGCGCCGCTGCTCGCCCCCGAGTCCCGTACCGCGATCCAGCGGATCATGACCCGGGGCGCGGGGGTGCTGCGCTCCGCCGACAGCCTCGCCGCCGCGGCCGACGAGCTGGAGGCCCTGCACCGCGACGCGGTCGCCGACGCCGGGAGCGCCGGTACGGCCGAGGCCAAGGCCACCGTGCCCGGGGTCGAGGCGTGGGAGGTCACCAACCTGCTCCTCGTCTCCCGGGTCCTGGTCGCCGCCGCCCGCGCCCGTGAGGAGACCCGCGGCTGCCACTGGCGCGAGGACCGGCCCGACCGCGACGACGAGCACTGGCGCCGCCACCTCGTGGTCCGGATCGCGCCGGACCGGACGCCGGTGCTGCACCTGACGGAGACCGCCGCGTTCCCGCCCGTACGTCCCGCGAATTGA
- the nadC gene encoding carboxylating nicotinate-nucleotide diphosphorylase, translated as MSTPEENPRPTPVDVPLIQIGAPAPSAGGCGDDCGCGDGYDPDGLECGLDPALAQLLAEAGLDPVQVEDVAHVAIEEDLDGGVDITTVATVDEDAVATGDFTAREAGVVAGLRVAEAVLSIVCTSEFEVERHVEDGDRVAPGQKLLTVTTRTRDLLTGERSALNLLCRLSGIATATRAWADVLEGTKAEVRDTRKTTPGLRALEKYAVRCGGGVNHRMSLSDAALVKDNHVIAAGGVAKAFKRVREEFPDVPIEVEVDTMQQVREVLDAGVDLILLDNFTPGETAEAVALVGGRAVLESSGRLTLDSARAYAEAGVDYLAVGALTHSSPILDIGLDFRDAAPATGEARA; from the coding sequence GTGAGCACGCCCGAAGAGAATCCGCGCCCCACACCCGTGGACGTACCGCTGATCCAGATCGGCGCGCCCGCACCGTCCGCGGGCGGCTGCGGCGACGACTGCGGCTGTGGCGACGGCTACGACCCCGACGGCCTGGAGTGCGGTCTGGACCCCGCGCTCGCCCAGCTCCTCGCCGAGGCGGGTCTGGACCCCGTCCAGGTCGAGGACGTCGCCCATGTCGCGATCGAGGAGGACCTCGACGGCGGTGTGGACATCACGACCGTGGCGACCGTGGACGAGGACGCCGTCGCCACCGGTGACTTCACCGCCCGTGAGGCGGGCGTGGTCGCCGGTCTGCGGGTCGCCGAGGCCGTCCTGTCCATCGTCTGCACCAGCGAGTTCGAGGTCGAGCGCCATGTCGAGGACGGCGACCGCGTCGCCCCCGGCCAGAAGCTGCTGACCGTCACCACCCGCACCCGTGATCTGCTCACCGGCGAGCGCAGCGCGCTCAACCTGCTGTGCCGCCTCTCCGGCATCGCGACCGCCACCCGTGCCTGGGCCGACGTGCTCGAAGGGACGAAGGCGGAGGTCCGCGACACCCGTAAGACGACGCCGGGCCTGCGCGCCCTGGAGAAGTACGCGGTGCGCTGCGGCGGCGGGGTCAACCACCGCATGTCGCTCTCCGACGCGGCCCTGGTCAAGGACAACCACGTCATCGCGGCGGGCGGGGTGGCCAAGGCGTTCAAGCGGGTGCGGGAGGAGTTCCCCGATGTACCGATCGAGGTCGAGGTCGACACGATGCAGCAGGTCCGCGAGGTGCTCGACGCGGGCGTCGACCTGATCCTGCTGGACAACTTCACACCGGGCGAGACCGCCGAGGCCGTCGCCCTGGTCGGTGGCCGCGCGGTGCTGGAGTCCTCCGGCCGGCTCACCCTCGACTCGGCCCGCGCCTACGCCGAGGCGGGCGTCGACTATCTGGCCGTCGGCGCGCTCACCCACTCCTCGCCGATCCTCGACATCGGCCTGGACTTCCGGGACGCCGCCCCGGCCACCGGTGAGGCCCGCGCCTGA
- a CDS encoding type III pantothenate kinase yields MLLTIDVGNTHTVLGLFDGEEIVEHWRISTDARRTADELAVLLQGLMGTHPLLGMELGDGIEGIAICATVPAVLHELREVTRRYYGDVPAVLVEPGIKTGVPILVDNPKEVGADRIINSVAAVDLYGGPAIVVDFGTATTFDAVSARGEYVGGVIAPGIEISVEALGVKGAQLRKIELAKPRSVIGKNTVEAMQSGIVFGFAGQVDGVVARMKKELAGDPEDVTVIATGGLAPMVLGESSVIDEHEPWLTLIGLRLVYERNVARM; encoded by the coding sequence ATGCTGCTCACCATCGACGTCGGCAACACCCACACCGTCCTCGGCCTGTTCGACGGCGAGGAGATCGTCGAGCACTGGCGGATCTCCACCGACGCCCGCCGCACCGCCGACGAGCTCGCCGTACTGCTCCAGGGGCTGATGGGCACGCATCCGCTGCTCGGCATGGAGCTGGGCGACGGCATCGAGGGCATCGCGATCTGCGCCACCGTCCCGGCGGTGCTGCACGAGCTGCGGGAGGTGACCCGCCGCTACTACGGCGACGTCCCCGCGGTGCTCGTGGAGCCCGGCATCAAGACCGGGGTGCCGATCCTGGTGGACAACCCGAAGGAGGTCGGCGCGGACCGCATCATCAACTCGGTCGCCGCCGTCGATCTCTACGGCGGTCCGGCGATCGTGGTCGACTTCGGCACGGCCACCACGTTCGACGCGGTGTCCGCCCGCGGTGAGTACGTGGGCGGAGTCATCGCCCCCGGTATCGAGATCTCGGTCGAGGCACTCGGGGTGAAGGGCGCCCAGCTCCGCAAGATCGAGCTGGCCAAGCCGCGCAGTGTGATCGGAAAGAACACCGTCGAGGCCATGCAGTCCGGCATCGTGTTCGGCTTCGCGGGCCAGGTCGACGGCGTCGTGGCGCGGATGAAGAAGGAGCTGGCGGGCGACCCCGAGGACGTCACGGTCATCGCGACCGGTGGCCTTGCTCCGATGGTGTTGGGGGAGTCCTCCGTCATCGACGAGCACGAGCCGTGGCTGACGCTCATCGGGCTGCGTCTCGTGTACGAGCGCAACGTCGCACGCATGTAG